DNA from Halobaculum sp. XH14:
GACGTCCGAGTATGGCCCAGTCAGATGCGACCACGGGCGGGGACGACTCCGGTCGCGACGACGCCGCCGCCACGGCGGACCTCGGCGAACTCCCTCCACCACCCGGGCCGGACGGGCTCCCGGTCGTCGGCAACACGTTCCAGTTCCTCGGGGACGTGTGGGCGTTCTACGACACGCTCGCCGACCACGGCGACGTGGTCTCCTACCGCGTCGCCGGCTACGACTTCGTGACGCTGCTCCACCCGGACCACGTCGAACGGGTTCTGGTCGGCGAACCGGACCGGTTCCGGAAGGGCGACGTCCAGCGTCAGTCCGGGATCGAACTCCTGGAACGGGGGCTCCTCCTCTCGGAGGGCGAGCAGTGGCGGCACCAGCGGGAGACGCTCCAGCCGATGTTCTACCGGAACCGCGTCGAGTCGTTCGGCGAAACGATGGTCGAGGAGGCCGTAAGGACCGTCGATTCGTGGGACGACGGGACCGTACTGGAACCTCGGTCGACGTTCTCGGAACTCACGCTCCGGATCCTCTCGCGCACGCTCGTCGGGGCAGACCTCGGCGACGAGGACGACGTCGTCCGCGAGGCCGCGAGGGCCATCCAGGCCAGATCCGACGCCGGCGCGCTCTCCTCGTTCCTGCCCCACTGGCTGCCGACGCCGCGGAACCGCCGGTTCAAACGCGCGACCGCCGAGTTCGACGACCTCGTCTCCGGGCTCATCGACGAACGGCGCGAGGAAGGGCCGGGCGAACACGAGGACCTGCTCTCCACGCTGGTTGCGGCCGGTGACGCACCGGAGGGACCGTCGGATCGGGAGATCCGCGACCAGTTGATGACGTTCCTGTTCGCCGGCCACGAGACGTCCTCGCTGGCGCTCACCTACGCCGTCTACGTGCTCACACAGCACCCGGACGTCACAGCGCGGCTCGAGACCGAAGTCGACGACGCGCTGGGCGAGTCACCCCCGACGGTCGCGGACGTTCCCCGGCTGGAGTACACCGAACGGGTGATCCGGGAGACGCTCCGGCTGTACCCGCCGGCGTACGTCCTCTTCCGCCGGACGACCGAGGACGTCGCCTTCGACGGCCACCGCGTCCCCGCCGGGACGGAACTGACGCTCCCCGCGTTCCGCCTCCACACCGACCCCCGATTCTGGGAGAACCCGGAGGCGTTCGACCCGTCGCGGTGGGCCGAGTCGGAGGGGAAGCGACCCGAGTACGCCTACTTCCCGTTCGGCGGCGGCCCGCGCCACTGCATCGGGATGCGGTTCGCGATGCTCGAACTGAAGATACTGCTGGCGACGTTCGTCCGGCGCGTCGGGTTCGAACTCGTCTCCGACCCGGACCTCTCGTTCGACGCCGCGGCGACGCTCCAGCCGAGCGATCCGCTCGAAGTCAGGGTGACCCGGCGTTAGAACCGGTCGGACCGCCCCGTCGCCGCCCAGGCGTCGGTCGGAGCGCCGTCCGGCACGCGCTCCGTGCGGCCCTGGAGCGACTCGGTTCGGCCCGCGAACGCCCACCGTTTGCCGTCCCAGGTCTCCGCTCCGTCGGCCGACTCCACGGCTGCGGCGGCTTCACGGTCGCGGAGGTGCGCGCTGACCGCGGCCGCGATGGCGGCGGCCTCGTGATCGTCGGCCGACTCCGGGATGGCGAGGTCGCGGGCGTCCATCAGATGGGGATGTTGCCGTGTTTCTTGTCCGGCAGCGAGTCGCGCTTGGATTTGAGCATCTCAAGGTCGCTGACGAGCCGCGGCCGGGTTTCGGGCGGTTCGAGCACATCGTCGATGAACCCCTTGTCGGCGGCGGTGTACGGGTTGGCGAACTCCTCGCGGTACTCCTCGATGAGGTCGTCCCGGCGCGCGTCCGGGTCATCGGCCTCGTCGAGTTCGTCCGAGTAGAGGATGTTCACCGCGCCCTGGGGCCCCATCACGGCGATTTCGGCCGAGGGCCACGCGTAGTTCACGTCGCCGCCGATGTGCTTGGAAGCCATCACGTCGTAGGCGCCGCCGTACGCCTTCCGTGTGATGACCGTCAGGAGCGGGACGGTCGCCTCGGAGTACGCGTACAGTAGCTTCGCGCCGTGGCGGATGATGCCGTCGTGCTCCTGGTCGGTGCCGGGCATGAAGCCGGGGACGTCGACGAACGTGAGGATGGGAACGTTGAACGCGTCACAGAAGCGGACGAAGCGCGCGCCCTTCTCGCTGGCTTCGATGTCGAGCGTGCCGGCGTTCACGCGGGGCTGGTTCGCCACGATGCCGACGCTGTGGCCGTCGAGGCGGCCGAACCCGGTGACGATGTTCTTCGCGAAGTCGGCGTGCGTCTCGAAGAATGAGCCCTCGTCGACGACGCGGTCGATCACGTTCGTCATGTCGTAGGGCTTCCGCGGCTGGTCGGGGACGATGCCGTTCAGTTCGTCGTCGGCGCGCTCGGGGTCGTCCCAGGGGTCGACGCGGGGCGGGTCCTCGACGTTGTTCTGCGGCAGGTACGAGAGCAGGCGGCGCATGTCGTCCAGGGCGTCCTCCTCGCTCTCCTCGGCGAAGTGGGCGACCCCGGAGGTCGAGCCGTGGGTCGTCGCGCCGCCCAGTTCCTCGAAGGTGACCTCCTCGCCCGTGACGGTCTTGATGACCTCCGGGCCGGTGATGAACATGTGGCTGGTGTCTTTCACCATGAAGACGAAGTCCGTGATCGCGGGCGAGTACACCGCGCCGCCGGCGCAGGGCCCCATGATGGCCGACAGTTGGGGGATGACGCCCGACGCCTCGGTGTTCCGGCGAAAGATCTCCGCGTAGCCCGCGAGCGAGCCGACGCCCTCCTGGATCCGCGCGCCCGCGGAGTCGTTGAGGCCGACGACGGGCGCGCCGACGTCCATCGCCTTGTCCATCACCTTGCAGACCTTCTCGGCGAACACCTCGCCGAGCGACCCGCCGAAGACGGTGAAGTCGTGGGCGAACACGAACGTCTTCCGGCCGTTCACCTCGCCGTAGCCGGTGACGACGCCGTCGCCGTAGATCCGCTTTTCCTCCATCCCGAACGTGTGCGTGTCGTGGGTCCGGAACTGGTCGAACTCGTGGAACGTGTCGTCGTCGAGGAAGTAGTCGATCCGCTCGCGTGCGGTCATCTTCCCCTTCTCGTGCTGGCTCTCGATTCGGTC
Protein-coding regions in this window:
- a CDS encoding cytochrome P450, translating into MAQSDATTGGDDSGRDDAAATADLGELPPPPGPDGLPVVGNTFQFLGDVWAFYDTLADHGDVVSYRVAGYDFVTLLHPDHVERVLVGEPDRFRKGDVQRQSGIELLERGLLLSEGEQWRHQRETLQPMFYRNRVESFGETMVEEAVRTVDSWDDGTVLEPRSTFSELTLRILSRTLVGADLGDEDDVVREAARAIQARSDAGALSSFLPHWLPTPRNRRFKRATAEFDDLVSGLIDERREEGPGEHEDLLSTLVAAGDAPEGPSDREIRDQLMTFLFAGHETSSLALTYAVYVLTQHPDVTARLETEVDDALGESPPTVADVPRLEYTERVIRETLRLYPPAYVLFRRTTEDVAFDGHRVPAGTELTLPAFRLHTDPRFWENPEAFDPSRWAESEGKRPEYAYFPFGGGPRHCIGMRFAMLELKILLATFVRRVGFELVSDPDLSFDAAATLQPSDPLEVRVTRR
- a CDS encoding acyl-CoA carboxylase subunit beta, with protein sequence MEERIEELREKRAEALLGGGEDRIESQHEKGKMTARERIDYFLDDDTFHEFDQFRTHDTHTFGMEEKRIYGDGVVTGYGEVNGRKTFVFAHDFTVFGGSLGEVFAEKVCKVMDKAMDVGAPVVGLNDSAGARIQEGVGSLAGYAEIFRRNTEASGVIPQLSAIMGPCAGGAVYSPAITDFVFMVKDTSHMFITGPEVIKTVTGEEVTFEELGGATTHGSTSGVAHFAEESEEDALDDMRRLLSYLPQNNVEDPPRVDPWDDPERADDELNGIVPDQPRKPYDMTNVIDRVVDEGSFFETHADFAKNIVTGFGRLDGHSVGIVANQPRVNAGTLDIEASEKGARFVRFCDAFNVPILTFVDVPGFMPGTDQEHDGIIRHGAKLLYAYSEATVPLLTVITRKAYGGAYDVMASKHIGGDVNYAWPSAEIAVMGPQGAVNILYSDELDEADDPDARRDDLIEEYREEFANPYTAADKGFIDDVLEPPETRPRLVSDLEMLKSKRDSLPDKKHGNIPI
- a CDS encoding acc operon protein; amino-acid sequence: MDARDLAIPESADDHEAAAIAAAVSAHLRDREAAAAVESADGAETWDGKRWAFAGRTESLQGRTERVPDGAPTDAWAATGRSDRF